One region of Glycine max cultivar Williams 82 chromosome 9, Glycine_max_v4.0, whole genome shotgun sequence genomic DNA includes:
- the LOC102663597 gene encoding CBL-interacting serine/threonine-protein kinase 5-like, whose protein sequence is MAAEEVPVVKGALPFGVSFRPIVFIAKVTSGATLNTSGQHENLMTMYNKVLRVEFEFPPWFLPESKKLISKIVVADPAKRTTISAITRMPWFWKGFSSFFAPNLCQLEKQEALTITEEENNFKMPKFFNAFEFISSMSSRFNLSRMFESKRKTTTMFTLKCSTAVIVAKIAVATWWLRFRVAKVKDFKIRLKGVAKGRKKRQAVTVEVFEVAPEVTFATKTMEGEGSYYNRYPKQISII, encoded by the coding sequence ATGGCGGCGGAGGAAGTACCGGTTGTAAAAGGAGCCCTCCCCTTCGGTGTAAGCTTCAGACCCATTGTCTTCATCGCGAAAGTGACCTCCGGCGCCACCTTGAACACCTCCGGCCAACACGAGAATCTCATGACCATGTATAACAAAGTTCTCAGAGTTGAGTTTGAGTTTCCACCGTGGTTTTTGCCTGAGTCAAAGAAGCTAATCTCCAAGATTGTAGTGGCGGATCCCGCCAAGAGAACCACGATTTCGGCCATAACTCGCATGCCGTGGTTCTGGAAGggcttttcttcattttttgctCCAAACTTGTGTCAGTTGGAGAAACAAGAGGCCCTTACGATTACGGaggaagaaaacaatttcaagatGCCTAAGTTCTTCAACGCGTTTGAGTTTATTTCGTCCATGTCTTCTAGGTTCAACCTCTCGAGGATGTTCGAGAGCAAGAGGAAGACAACGACGATGTTCACGCTGAAGTGCTCCACGGCGGTGATTGTGGCGAAGATTGCGGTGGCGACATGGTGGCTGAGGTTCCGCGTGGCGAAGGTCAAGGACTTCAAGATCCGGCTGAAGGGTGTGGCGAAGGGGAGGAAGAAGAGGCAAGCGGTCACGGTAGAGGTATTCGAGGTGGCGCCGGAGGTCACTTTCGCGACGAAGACAATGGAAGGGGAGGGCTCCTATTACAACCGGTACCCCAAACAGATCTCCATcatttga
- the PHR15 gene encoding myb family transcription factor PHL5 isoform X2, with protein sequence MNENRIDSCVGRIQQSYGLNGDWNSEFGNCSSQYFDMRQASNMGTSNQPLAMASGGGVEQEPNIGQTKSSSSIISRFESPASAFYATEMCMGGFPQYDSQIGNNLSLMSQSSKFSNMEFPLYQSPRQSLFMASLANQPPPNFDLSNPLQEILKSHLNSDQCVRSPEDSNKIPYGDFPGSNFLPIEQHKFFIDDAISTGISPSIPSKGNQDQSVSCGPFNLPSAQLSFSSQQEMLSPTEATPKAILRLMDSDGLTIFHVKSHLQKYRIAKFMPQPTQGKSDKRTNVENVHLDVKTGLQIKEALQLQLDVQRRLHEQLEIQRKLQLRIEEQGKQLKMMFDQQQKTSNGHLITENNDRPISSKDVLVSTSDGSENSLFSTNIS encoded by the exons ATGAATGAGAACAGGATTGATTCATGTGTAGGACGGATTCAACAAAGCTATGGTCTAAATGGTGATTGGAACTCTGAGTTTGGAAATTGTTCTAGTCAATATTTTGATATGAGACAGGCTTCAAATATGGGAACTAGCAATCAGCCACTTGCCATGGCAAGTGGTGGAGGAGTGGAACAAGAACCAAACATAGGCCAAACCAAATCATCTAGCAGCATTATAAGCCGTTTTGAGTCACCAGCTTCAGCCTTTTATGCAACAGAAATGTGCATGGGTGGTTTCCCACAATATGATAGCCAAATTGGTAATAATCTCTCTTTGATGTCTCAGTCCTCTAAGTTTAGTAATATGGAATTCCCTTTGTATCAATCTCCCAGGCAAAGCCTTTTCATGGCTTCATTAGCAAACCAACCTCCCCCCAACTTTGACTTGTCAAATCCCTTGCAAGAAATTCTCAAATCTCATTTGAATAGTGATCAATGTGTTAGATCTCCTGAAGACTCTAATAAAATCCCATATGGGGATTTTCCTGGCAGCAATTTTCTTCCAATTGAACAACATAAGTTTTTCATTGATGATGCTATCTCAACTGGTATAAGCCCTTCAATTCCTTCTAAAGGAAATCAGGATCAATCA GTTTCTTGTGGCCCATTCAATTTACCTTCTGCACAGCTTAGCTTCTCTTCTCAGCAAGAGATGCTTTCTCCAACAG AAGCAACACCAAAAGCTATATTAAGGCTGATGGATTCAGATGGATTGACCATCTTCCATGTTAAAAGTCATTTGCAGAAATATAGAATTGCCAAATTCATGCCACAGCCAACTCAAG GGAAATCTGACAAAAGAACCAATGTAGAGAATGTGCATCTTGATGTCAAAAC TGGATTGCAAATTAAAGAGGCACTTCAGTTGCAGTTAGATGTTCAGCGGCGTCTTCATGAACAGCTAGAG ATTCAGAGAAAATTACAGTTGAGGATTGAGGAGCAAGGTAAGCAGCTGAAGATGATGTTTGATCAACAGCAGAAGACAAGTAATGGCCACTTGATTACTGAGAATAATGATAGACCAATTAGTTCTAAAGATGTTCTGGTTTCCACTTCTGACGGGTCTGAAAATTCCTTATTCTCTACCAATATAAGCTAG
- the PHR15 gene encoding myb family transcription factor PHL5 isoform X1: MNENRIDSCVGRIQQSYGLNGDWNSEFGNCSSQYFDMRQASNMGTSNQPLAMASGGGVEQEPNIGQTKSSSSIISRFESPASAFYATEMCMGGFPQYDSQIGNNLSLMSQSSKFSNMEFPLYQSPRQSLFMASLANQPPPNFDLSNPLQEILKSHLNSDQCVRSPEDSNKIPYGDFPGSNFLPIEQHKFFIDDAISTGISPSIPSKGNQDQSVSCGPFNLPSAQLSFSSQQEMLSPTGSMSTTSGNSNSNGPVVSSKTRIRWTQELHEKFVECVNRLGGAEKATPKAILRLMDSDGLTIFHVKSHLQKYRIAKFMPQPTQGKSDKRTNVENVHLDVKTGLQIKEALQLQLDVQRRLHEQLEIQRKLQLRIEEQGKQLKMMFDQQQKTSNGHLITENNDRPISSKDVLVSTSDGSENSLFSTNIS, translated from the exons ATGAATGAGAACAGGATTGATTCATGTGTAGGACGGATTCAACAAAGCTATGGTCTAAATGGTGATTGGAACTCTGAGTTTGGAAATTGTTCTAGTCAATATTTTGATATGAGACAGGCTTCAAATATGGGAACTAGCAATCAGCCACTTGCCATGGCAAGTGGTGGAGGAGTGGAACAAGAACCAAACATAGGCCAAACCAAATCATCTAGCAGCATTATAAGCCGTTTTGAGTCACCAGCTTCAGCCTTTTATGCAACAGAAATGTGCATGGGTGGTTTCCCACAATATGATAGCCAAATTGGTAATAATCTCTCTTTGATGTCTCAGTCCTCTAAGTTTAGTAATATGGAATTCCCTTTGTATCAATCTCCCAGGCAAAGCCTTTTCATGGCTTCATTAGCAAACCAACCTCCCCCCAACTTTGACTTGTCAAATCCCTTGCAAGAAATTCTCAAATCTCATTTGAATAGTGATCAATGTGTTAGATCTCCTGAAGACTCTAATAAAATCCCATATGGGGATTTTCCTGGCAGCAATTTTCTTCCAATTGAACAACATAAGTTTTTCATTGATGATGCTATCTCAACTGGTATAAGCCCTTCAATTCCTTCTAAAGGAAATCAGGATCAATCA GTTTCTTGTGGCCCATTCAATTTACCTTCTGCACAGCTTAGCTTCTCTTCTCAGCAAGAGATGCTTTCTCCAACAGGTAGCATGTCAACTACTTCTGGAAATTCTAATTCAAATGGACCAGTAGTTTCAAGTAAAACAAGAATAAGATGGACTCAGGAACTTCATGAGAAGTTTGTTGAGTGTGTGAATCGCCTTGGAGGTGCCGAGA AAGCAACACCAAAAGCTATATTAAGGCTGATGGATTCAGATGGATTGACCATCTTCCATGTTAAAAGTCATTTGCAGAAATATAGAATTGCCAAATTCATGCCACAGCCAACTCAAG GGAAATCTGACAAAAGAACCAATGTAGAGAATGTGCATCTTGATGTCAAAAC TGGATTGCAAATTAAAGAGGCACTTCAGTTGCAGTTAGATGTTCAGCGGCGTCTTCATGAACAGCTAGAG ATTCAGAGAAAATTACAGTTGAGGATTGAGGAGCAAGGTAAGCAGCTGAAGATGATGTTTGATCAACAGCAGAAGACAAGTAATGGCCACTTGATTACTGAGAATAATGATAGACCAATTAGTTCTAAAGATGTTCTGGTTTCCACTTCTGACGGGTCTGAAAATTCCTTATTCTCTACCAATATAAGCTAG